The nucleotide sequence GCTACGTGCACAATTACGGCCCCGGCATCACCCCCGGCACCTTCGCCTTCTACGACGGCCCGTCGACCAACCATTGCTACCAGAGCGCGGCCGCCTATGTCGGCCAGGACCGCCGCCGGCACCCCTGCTACTGAGGGGCGCAGGCAGGGCCTTTCTGCGGGCGTTCCTATCCGGCGGCGCCCGACAGCAGCAACTGCTTCTCGATCTCGTAGACCGGCAGCTTGACGAGGTCCTTGCCGACCTCGCCCTGAAGCGCTTTGCGCACCACGTCCGAATAATCGGCGCGGATCATGCCGAGTGCGCGGGGTGAAGCCACCATGGTCAGCGCCGAGGTCTCACCCGCGCTGACGGCGGCATCGAGCCGGCCGGCCAGGCTGCGCAGGAAGGCGCGCTCGGCCTCATCGTGCCAATCGGTCTGCTCGACCGAGCTGCGCGCGCCGCCGACGCCCGCATTCAGCCGGCCCGGCGCATCGGTGCCTTGCGCATGGGTCGCCGGATTGGGCTGCTCATGCACCTCCCTTGTGTGGAGATTCGGAAACATCTCGTCGCCGAGATTTTCCAGAATGAGCGCCTTGCGGCCGTCGCACACGACCAGCCAGTCACCCTTGTCGATTCTCATCTTGTCCATTGCACAGCTCCAAGCAACTTCGCGAGCCTGCTCTTCGAATTCCTCGAAGGACCGGCCACGGCGACAAGACTAGGGACGAAGCTGCGAAGGCGAATTGCGCAGGATCAAGCATGGTGGCGATGTCGTGCGGGATCACAGCAACGCAAGCGCAGCATTGGTACCGCGTGCGAAGCTGGGCTAGTCTGGTGGAGTGAGAGACCGTGGCGGGCTGGCTGAAGATTTGTTCATCAGCATTACATTTCGGTTCCGCCACAATTTGATCAGAACAACTTCGATATCCTGACCTGCGTCAGCGGAGGAAGACATCATGAAGCTCAAGATTGGCCTCGTCGCCGCATCCCTGTTCGGTGCCCTCATGGCATCGCCGGCGGCGTCCGCCATGCCCATCGCACCCGCGCCAGTGGCGCCCGAGGTTTCCAACGTCGAGCAGGTCCGCATGGTCTGCGACGCCTGGGGACGCTGTTTTTGGCGCCCGAACTATTATGGGTATTACGGGCCGCGGCCGTATTACGGGCCCAGATATTATGGCCCGCGGGTTTATGGGCCCCGCTATTACGGCTATCGCCGCTGGTGATTTTGAAGGGGCCCTCGGGGCCCCTTCGCTTTTGCGAGACGGCGGGCGGCGTCGATCTCTTCCAATCTAGACCGGCTCCAAAACTGATCCAGATCAAAGACGACAGGCGCGATCTCGTCATGCTGTGTCGATGGTGGATTTCATTGTTTTCCGATGCCCCCAGACGGGCATGAATGTGCAAACGCATCTGGAAAGGCAGCAGAGACCCGAAGGGCGCAGCTTCGAGTCCTTCGCCTGCCCCGCCTGCACGCGCCTGCATTTCATCGACCTAGCCTCCGGCCAGCCGATGAGCCGGGACCGTTGACGGTGACATCGATCTACCGGGAATTTGCCCGCGCCTCGTGACATGATGTCCGCAATACTACGGCCAGGAATCCGGTTTACTGAATCGCGATGTTTCGCCATTGATTGCGATGTATCGACATTCATTTAATCGTCACATTGCAGCATCCGGCCAGACGCATGTTTTTCGACGCTCTCGCCCCCTCGTCCGCACTCCAGCTGATCCGATTTGCCGATGTCGACGCGTTTCGGCCGGCCGAGTCGATGGAAGATGCCCGGAGCATTCCCCTCGACGTCGCCAATTTCGCGGCAGCCCGTGCGGTCGTGAATCTGCCGGGGTGCCGGATCATCGTGGCGCGCTCGTTTGCGCGCATTCTCGATAGCGCTTATCGCGCGCCGGGCGGCATGGTGATCCTGCCGATGACCGACGATCTGCGCGCCAGCTCGGGCGGCATAGAGC is from Bradyrhizobium xenonodulans and encodes:
- a CDS encoding host attachment protein; the protein is MDKMRIDKGDWLVVCDGRKALILENLGDEMFPNLHTREVHEQPNPATHAQGTDAPGRLNAGVGGARSSVEQTDWHDEAERAFLRSLAGRLDAAVSAGETSALTMVASPRALGMIRADYSDVVRKALQGEVGKDLVKLPVYEIEKQLLLSGAAG